From the genome of Wolbachia endosymbiont (group B) of Parapoynx stratiotata, one region includes:
- a CDS encoding TA system antitoxin ParD family protein, which produces MSITVNLDGEFEKIVQSHSVLQNRSVPQQIEHWAKIGQIVEDNPELSYNIIKEILSGIEDIKSGNVEEYKSTKF; this is translated from the coding sequence ATGAGTATAACAGTAAATCTTGATGGGGAATTTGAGAAGATAGTGCAGTCTCATTCCGTATTGCAAAATCGTTCTGTACCGCAACAAATCGAGCATTGGGCTAAGATTGGTCAGATTGTTGAAGATAACCCTGAGCTAAGCTATAATATTATCAAAGAAATCCTTTCAGGCATTGAGGATATCAAGTCAGGTAATGTTGAGGAGTATAAGTCCACAAAATTTTGA